In a genomic window of Amyelois transitella isolate CPQ chromosome 29, ilAmyTran1.1, whole genome shotgun sequence:
- the LOC106132228 gene encoding uncharacterized protein LOC106132228 isoform X1 — protein MPRPRTQTREERLEKRRLYERRRKERIKSNAETREEFLKKDRERYARKKAAGLIVSRHQMNKTKLRNLRRRNNISAAAYYQRKKKRATTAPTATRANSLVGTVQDHPEQSSTNQIGEDINNPGLSTSCQDSPSSTARPARCNTLRHSLRLNSRSSISTNIQPQHTATTTSRPIYTSSPRQTPLSRHRNFVDNNNPGPSTSRQDYPSSSLRPTRCSMIRRCLRMNSDSSVSSDVQHHIYDNVVTTTPCVLPSSAQRIPSPSNLSSIESTLCPNSPVSESSITSVELRRALKDKFRIYQRTKNKLITELQNKLLQVSREKEMLKKRCNRLQSSYINLKKNTQKVEKKTEVVIKSDKKKKQYLTRVVTFLEDDENSTICPGKNDTISRHGLKKQKRLMTDTLKNLHLKYLKSGEPPISYSTFSRLKPFWIIQPNVNARNTCLCEKHENMKLLIESMKRNRLIKENTISDVLNSLCCSKDNIDCLQRTCSNCKSRLIDYQEFDNGVHVTYWNWEKNKSTYTKNSVEKSAIKVEKVRHWVKPLDLIKKFENSLKAFLQHCLNNKNQNQAFKTLKENMTTEDCIIQIDFSENYTTKYGSEIQSLHFGGSRKQFTLHTAVIYFKLNNETCKTQSFCTVSTSLRHDAAAVWAHLVPILREIEITAPLVRNLYIISDSPSAQYRNKKILYIISQLSSYCPMLTHIVWNYCECGHGKSAADGVGGVLKRTLDKQVAYQHDITNIEVLVQNLKSFVQGVKIEVVEDYQITEKDWLLPKDLKTFAGTMKVHQVVWSKESGNRLALRHLSCVERECLNKIVMCPHGKHLGFHDLTETQLPTFVNTTNMAQLRPIQLTEKLVLRPKPSKEKKHPKKRSSIITELSIHSIQNIDISVLKPSTSKSPVGMNNQKEETGQESSMIPKSLLEKYENFIEFNTPSCSFFDNPDTALLEKYEQSNSDSEQEIKTKVKRRPVKRLSSSSSTSDLNIFD, from the coding sequence atGCCTCGGCCAAGAACACAGACTAGAGAAGAAAGGTTAGAAAAAAGAAGGTTGTACgaaagaaggagaaaagaaagaataaagaGCAATGCAGAGACACGCGAAGAGTTTCTGAAAAAAGATAGAGAAAGATATGCAAGAAAGAAAGCAGCAGGATTAATTGTTTCAAGGCATCAAATGAACAAGACCAAATTAAGAAACTTAAGAAGAAGAAACAACATAAGTGCTGCCGCTTATtaccaaagaaaaaaaaaaagagccACTACGGCTCCTACGGCTACTCGTGCAAACTCTCTAGTTGGAACAGTTCAAGATCATCCAGAACAATCTTCAACAAATCAAATTGGTGAGGATATTAATAATCCTGGACTCAGCACTTCCTGTCAAGATTCACCTTCTTCGACTGCAAGACCTGCCCGTTGCAATACTTTGAGGCACAGCTTACGATTGAACAGTAGAAGTAGCATCAGTACGAATATCCAACCTCAACATACAGCGACTACAACCTCTCGTCCTATATACACAAGCAGTCCACGACAAACCCCGCTCTCAAGGCATCGAAATTTTGTAGACAATAATAATCCTGGTCCAAGTACTTCACGACAAGACTACCCATCTTCATCTCTAAGACCTACTCGTTGCAGCATGATACGGCGCTGCTTGCGGATGAACAGTGATAGTTCCGTCAGTTCCGATGTTCAACATCATATTTACGACAACGTAGTAACTACCACTCCTTGTGTACTACCAAGTAGCGCACAACGAATACCATCTCCATCAAATCTGAGTAGTATTGAGTCAACACTTTGCCCCAACAGCCCTGTGTCAGAATCGTCAATTACATCTGTAGAATTAAGGCGAGCGCTTAAAGATAAATTCCGCATATATCAAAGAACTAAAAATAAGCTAATAAcagaattacaaaataaattattacaggTCTCTCGGGAAAAAGAAATGCTCAAAAAAAGGTGTAATAGACTACAAAGCagttatataaatttgaaaaaaaatacgcaaaaagtagaaaaaaaaacagaagtaGTTATTAAATctgataagaaaaaaaaacaatatctcACGAGGGTTGTAACATTTTTAGAAGACGATGAAAATTCAACAATTTGTCCTGGCAAAAATGACACTATATCAAGACATggcttaaaaaaacaaaagagacTAATGACAGACacacttaaaaatttacacttgAAATATCTAAAATCAGGCGAACCACCGATAAGCTATTCaacattttcaagactgaaacCTTTCTGGATTATTCAACCAAATGTGAATGCACGAAACACATGTTTATGTGAAAAGcatgaaaatatgaaactttTGATTGAATCGATGAAAAGAAATCGCCTGATCAAAGAAAACACAATATCCGACGTTTTAAACAGCCTATGTTGTAGTAAAGATAACATCGATTGTCTGCAAAGAACATGCTCGAACTGTAAAAGTAGACTCATTGATTACCAAGAGTTTGATAATGGAGTACACGTAACGTATTGGAATTGGGAGAAGAACAAAAGTACATACACCAAAAATAGTGTAGAGAAATCTGCTATTAAAGTTGAAAAGGTAAGACACTGGGTAAAACCTCTAGAtctgattaaaaaatttgaaaacagCCTGAAAGCATTCCTTCAACATtgccttaataataaaaaccaaaaCCAAGCTTTTAAgactttaaaagaaaatatgactACAGAAGACTGCATTATACAAATAGATTTTAGTGAAAATTATACCACTAAATATGGATCCGAAATTCAGTCTCTTCATTTTGGTGGCAGCAGAAAACAATTTACGTTACACActgctgtaatttattttaaactgaacAATGAAACTTGCAAAACTCAATCTTTTTGTACTGTAAGTACATCATTAAGGCATGATGCTGCAGCAGTCTGGGCGCATCTTGTTCCTATTTTGcgtgaaattgaaataactgCGCCTCTAGTCCGCAatctttacattatttctGACTCTCCGTCTGCCCAATACCggaataaaaagatattatacataatatcacaACTGTCTTCCTATTGTCCAATGCTGACCCACATAGTATGGAACTATTGCGAGTGCGGCCATGGAAAAAGCGCAGCAGACGGAGTGGGTGGGGTGTTAAAGAGAACGCTGGATAAACAGGTCGCATATCAACATGATATTACCAATATTGAAGTACTAGTACAAAACTTAAAGTCTTTTGTTCAAGGCGTGAAAATCGAAGTAGTTGAAGATTATCAAATAACAGAAAAAGACTGGCTTTTGCCCAAAGACTTGAAAACGTTTGCGGGAACTATGAAAGTTCACCAAGTGGTTTGGTCTAAAGAGTCGGGGAACCGTTTGGCACTTCGTCATCTATCCTGTGTTGAAAGAGAATGCCTAAATAAAATCGTAATGTGCCCTCACGGCAAACATTTAGGTTTTCATGATTTAACTGAGACTCAATTACCTACTTTTGTAAATACTACAAATATGGCACAGCTGCGTCCAATACAACTAACAGAGAAGTTGGTACTACGTCCCAAACCATCCAAAGAAAAGAAACATCCAAAGAAAAGAAGTAGTATTATAACTGAACTATCAATACACTCGATCCAAAACATTGACATATCAGTTCTTAAGCCCTCAACATCCAAATCTCCCGTTGGAATGAATAATCAAAAAGAAGAAACTGGACAGGAATCATCAATGATCCCCAAATCACTACTGGAAAAGTATGAAAACTTCATTGAATTCAACACTCCCTCGTGTTCATTTTTTGATAACCCTGATACTGCATTACTTGAAAAGTATGAACAAAGTAACAGTGACAGTGAACAGGAAATCAAAACTAAAGTCAAGAGGAGACCAGTAAAAAGATTATCATCGTCTTCATCGACTTcagatttgaatatttttgattga
- the LOC106132228 gene encoding putative leucine-rich repeat-containing protein DDB_G0290503 isoform X2: MTSENNELRKCVFTKEQEIKELNKTVGELNQRIRDIISGSGPAISSKSAGVISAKITDLCKQNRHLVAELEGHKTRNANLERKIMQLEISKEQEKLDICMCKDAQDASPDELKELNNKLTIVNKKLYDSKNRNLELKNDILIATKILQQELGDKFTSIKELQNDLAGWKGRAQQIVLLQSRISELEEKLNGKHKDLIDAKRKDQAQVIREIEAKRKKDVEMAMKDFEAVKEENQDLKKKLDGAKCRIRNLECDVTTMRQKMQTFVEKSNHDDLLVNEQRNQIKSLELYYQEILKENTAKMNKMHNEISEYQKLLKNTDAKIDALRKQASEKTTKIEELRAQLLRYEECSLQSVFFTPMKTATDNEIKKLSELVITLNNRLDAERHKWEELEQTQRKIKEKKRRLERKVINLEDEIKTLKEAKRGSKMSKISLMKEQHEFSLGTSITKKHSSITAVVDRPSESSSESQPPEGYDSLDKEDLKYKLELCEEKLKIMEDKLKMIEEEKRDDYNHLTDMIQSSKQLFNEALAVLQKEKCLCS, from the exons ATGACGTCAGAGAACAACGAGCTCCGCAAATGTGTTTTTACAAAAGAACAGGAGATAAAGGAGCTGAATAAAACGGTCGGCGAACTCAACCAACGCATACGTGACATCATATCCGGCTCAGGGCCAGCCATCTCATCGAAGTCCGCTGGCGTTATCAGCGCAAAAATAACGGACCTTTGCAAACAAAATCGCCATTTAGTAGCAGAACTTGAAGGGCATAAAACAAGGAATGCTAATCTTGAACGAAAGATAATGCAATTAGAAATAAGTAAGGAACAAGAAAAACTAGACATCTGCATGTGCAAAGATGCGCAGGACGCAAGTCCTGATGAACTGAAGgaacttaataataaacttacaatagtaaataaaaagttatatgatagcaaaaatagaaatttgGAATTGAAAAACGATATTCTGATTGCTACTAAGATTCTTCAACAAGAATTAGGAGATAAATTTACAAGTATCAAAGAGTTGCAGAACGATTTGGCTGGATGGAAAGGGAGAGCGCAGCAAATAGTACTGCTCCAATCAAGGATTAGTGAATTGGAAGAAAAGCTTAATGGGAAGCACAAAGATTTGATTGACGCGAAGAGAAAGGACCAAGCTCAG gTAATAAGAGAAATAGAagcaaaaagaaagaaagatgtTGAAATGGCTATGAAAGATTTCGAGGCCGTTAAAGAAGAGAATCaagatttaaagaaaaaattggATGGTGCCAAGTGCAGGATCAGAAATCTGGAGTGTGATGTCACGACTATGAGGCAGAAAATGCAGACATTTGTTGAGAAGAGCAATCATGATGATTTACTGGTGAACGAGCAAAGG aatcaaattaaaagtttagAGCTGTATTATCAAGAAATTCTCAAAGAAAATACGGCGAAAATGAACAAAATGCATAACGAAATTTCAGAATATCAAAAGCTTTTGAAAAATACAGACGCAAAAATAGACGCTCTGAGAAAACAAGCATCAGAAAAAACAACTAAAATAGAAGAGTTGAGAGCACAGCTGTTAAGATATGAAGAGTGTTCATTACAAAGTGTTTTCTTCACTCCAATGAAAACAGCAACtgacaatgaaataaaaaagttatctgAACTGgtaataacattaaataaccGGTTAGATGCGGAAAGACACAAATGGGAAGAACTTGAACAAACGCAGAGGAAAATTAAAGAGAAGAAGAGGAGGCTTGAAAGGAAAGTAATCAATCTTGAAGATGAAATTAAGACTTTGAAAGAAGCCAAAAGAGGCTCCAAGATGTCTAAAATATCACTCATGAAAGAACAACATGAATTTAGTCTGGGTACATCTATAACTAAGAAACATTCGTCTATTACAGCTGTAGTAGATAGACCAAGCGAGAGTTCTTCTGAATCCCAACCTCCAGAAGGCTATGACTCTTTAGATAAAGaagatttaaaatacaagTTGGAGCTTTGTGAAGAGAAATTGAAAATCATGGAAGATAAACTCAAAATGATTGAGGAAGAAAAGAGAGATGATTATAATCATTTGACTGATATGATTCAATCGTCGAAACAGCTTTTCAATGAAGCACTAGCGGTACTTCAAAAAGAGAAATGTTTGTGTTCATAG